From Psychrobacillus sp. FSL K6-2836, a single genomic window includes:
- a CDS encoding long-chain-fatty-acid--CoA ligase, with amino-acid sequence MTEKPWLAQYPPEIPHTLDYEHIPVQEYLTRAYKKFPTKIAIHFMGRDVSYKELYESSLKFANYLQSIGIQKGDRVAIMLPNCPQGVIGYYGALYAGAIVVQTNPLYTEREIAYQMKDSGAKAILVMDILYPRVTKVLKDTDLENVIVTGIKDYLPFPKNLIYPFIQKKQYGFSVKVEHRGINHLFTEIMKVGKSEAINMAFDFEEDIALLQYTGGTTGFPKGVMLTHKNLVSNTAMCTAWMYKCKEGEETILGVLPFFHVYGMTTVLVFSVMLGNRMVLLPKFDVETALKTIDKQKPTIFPGAPTIYIGLLNHPDIQKYDLSSIVACLSGSAPLPLEVQENFEKITGGKLVEGYGLTETSPVAHANLIYKEDRIKGSVGIPWPDTDAAIFAVDSTTPLPFGEIGEIAVKGPQVMKGYWNRPEDTEATMRDGWFLTGDLGYMDESGYFYVVDRKKDLIIAGGFNIYPRDVEEVLYEHPAIQECVVAGVPDPYRGETVKAYIVVKEGVTVTEDELNAFCRENLAAFKVPRIYEFRAELPKTAVGKILRRTLVEEEKEKQKQVVQS; translated from the coding sequence ATGACAGAAAAGCCGTGGTTAGCGCAATATCCACCAGAAATTCCGCATACGCTCGATTATGAACATATTCCGGTTCAAGAATATTTAACAAGAGCGTATAAGAAATTTCCAACAAAGATTGCGATACATTTTATGGGGAGAGATGTATCTTACAAAGAGCTTTACGAGTCATCATTGAAGTTTGCTAACTATTTACAATCGATTGGTATCCAAAAGGGAGATAGAGTAGCAATTATGCTACCGAACTGTCCACAAGGGGTAATTGGTTACTACGGTGCATTATATGCGGGAGCGATTGTTGTTCAGACAAATCCTCTTTATACAGAAAGAGAAATTGCATATCAAATGAAGGACTCAGGAGCAAAAGCTATTTTAGTAATGGATATATTATATCCACGTGTTACAAAAGTTTTAAAAGATACAGATTTAGAGAACGTCATTGTTACTGGTATTAAGGATTACCTTCCATTTCCTAAAAATCTTATTTATCCATTTATTCAAAAGAAACAATACGGATTTAGTGTTAAAGTGGAGCACCGAGGGATAAACCACTTATTTACGGAAATTATGAAAGTTGGAAAATCTGAAGCGATTAATATGGCTTTCGATTTCGAAGAGGATATTGCACTTTTACAATATACAGGCGGTACAACAGGTTTTCCAAAAGGGGTTATGCTTACACATAAAAATTTAGTATCTAACACTGCTATGTGTACCGCATGGATGTACAAATGCAAAGAAGGTGAAGAAACTATTTTAGGCGTACTCCCATTCTTTCATGTGTATGGAATGACTACCGTTTTAGTATTTTCTGTTATGCTAGGTAATAGAATGGTATTATTGCCTAAGTTCGATGTAGAAACTGCACTAAAAACGATAGATAAGCAAAAACCAACTATTTTCCCAGGAGCTCCAACAATTTATATTGGTTTATTAAATCATCCAGATATCCAAAAATATGACTTATCTTCTATTGTCGCTTGTTTAAGTGGATCTGCTCCATTACCATTAGAGGTACAAGAGAATTTTGAAAAAATTACCGGTGGTAAATTAGTAGAAGGCTACGGTTTAACCGAAACCTCCCCTGTAGCCCATGCGAATCTGATATATAAGGAAGATCGAATTAAAGGATCAGTTGGTATTCCTTGGCCAGATACAGATGCGGCAATTTTCGCGGTTGATTCAACTACGCCATTACCATTTGGGGAAATTGGGGAAATCGCAGTTAAAGGACCTCAAGTAATGAAGGGTTATTGGAATCGACCAGAAGATACGGAAGCGACAATGCGTGATGGTTGGTTTTTAACTGGTGATTTAGGGTATATGGATGAAAGCGGTTACTTTTATGTGGTCGATCGAAAAAAAGATTTAATCATTGCTGGAGGATTTAATATTTATCCTAGAGATGTGGAAGAGGTACTATATGAACACCCGGCAATTCAGGAATGTGTTGTTGCTGGAGTTCCAGATCCATATAGAGGAGAAACAGTAAAAGCATATATAGTTGTTAAAGAGGGAGTAACTGTGACAGAAGATGAGTTAAATGCTTTTTGTCGTGAAAATTTGGCTGCATTTAAAGTGCCAAGAATCTATGAATTCAGAGCAGAACTTCCGAAGACGGCGGTAGGTAAAATTTTGAGAAGAACGCTAGTAGAAGAAGAAAAAGAGAAACAAAAACAAGTAGTTCAAAGTTAA
- a CDS encoding TetR/AcrR family transcriptional regulator yields the protein MKKDKPKYKQIIDAAIIVIAENGYHQSQVSKIAKQAGVADGTIYLYFKNKEEILVSVFEEKMEIFADNLKEIIEQDISSSEKLYKMIENHFMVLSSDHHLATVTQLELRQANLALRLRINAVLRNYLILLDTVLKEGIDQGEFDHTIDIRLARQMVFGTIDETTTTWVMNEHKYDLVDLTGKVHRLLLNGIKG from the coding sequence TTGAAAAAGGACAAACCAAAATATAAGCAAATCATCGATGCAGCAATTATTGTAATCGCTGAAAATGGTTATCATCAGTCACAGGTTTCTAAAATAGCCAAACAGGCGGGAGTAGCTGACGGGACAATTTACTTATATTTTAAAAACAAAGAAGAAATTTTAGTTTCTGTTTTTGAAGAAAAAATGGAAATATTTGCGGATAATTTGAAAGAAATTATTGAACAAGACATTAGTTCTTCAGAAAAATTGTATAAAATGATTGAGAATCATTTTATGGTGTTATCAAGCGATCATCATTTAGCGACGGTCACCCAATTGGAATTAAGACAAGCCAATTTAGCATTGCGATTACGGATTAATGCAGTTTTAAGAAACTATTTAATATTATTAGATACCGTTTTAAAAGAAGGAATCGACCAAGGAGAATTTGATCATACGATCGATATTCGCTTAGCAAGACAAATGGTTTTTGGTACAATTGATGAGACGACTACTACCTGGGTCATGAACGAGCATAAATACGATTTAGTTGATCTTACAGGTAAAGTACATCGTCTATTGTTAAATGGTATAAAAGGTTAA
- a CDS encoding DUF350 domain-containing protein — protein MLLSSFWSNPLVESAGYFSVVILCLLVSMVIFEVVTKYKNWEEIKKGNVAVALATGGKIFGVCNIFRYSIEQHNSFFEMVGWGLFGFTLLIIAYLLFEFLTPSFNVDQEIEKDNRSIGFISLVISVGLSFVIGASIS, from the coding sequence ATGCTTCTATCCAGTTTCTGGTCAAACCCACTTGTAGAGTCTGCAGGTTATTTTAGTGTTGTTATTCTATGCTTGCTCGTTTCGATGGTTATTTTTGAAGTCGTCACGAAGTATAAGAATTGGGAAGAAATAAAAAAAGGTAATGTAGCAGTTGCACTTGCTACTGGTGGGAAGATTTTTGGTGTGTGTAACATTTTTAGGTATTCCATAGAACAACACAATTCATTCTTTGAAATGGTTGGGTGGGGTTTATTTGGGTTTACATTACTAATTATTGCTTACCTGTTATTTGAGTTTTTAACTCCAAGCTTTAATGTTGATCAGGAAATCGAAAAGGATAATCGTTCAATTGGGTTTATTTCACTAGTTATTTCTGTAGGGTTATCATTTGTTATTGGTGCAAGTATTTCTTAG
- a CDS encoding electron transfer flavoprotein subunit beta/FixA family protein codes for MNIYVLVKRTFDTEEKIVVSGGKIQEDGAEFIINPYDEYAIEEAIQVRDAQGGEVTVLTMGGEDAEKQLRTALAMGADKAVLINIEDDVEELDQFTAAHIISEYLKDKNPDLILAGNVAIDGGSGQVGPRVAESLGINYVTTITNLEINGTTVTIKRDVEGDTEVLETSLPLLVTAQQGLNEPRYPSLPGIMKAKKKPLEEVELDDLDIDEDDVEAKTETIEIYLPPKKEAGKVLEGELADQVKELVHLLHSEAKVV; via the coding sequence ATGAATATTTATGTTTTAGTAAAACGTACATTTGATACAGAAGAGAAGATCGTTGTTAGCGGGGGTAAAATACAAGAAGATGGAGCAGAATTCATTATTAATCCTTATGATGAATACGCAATTGAAGAAGCGATCCAAGTTCGCGATGCTCAGGGTGGAGAAGTAACAGTTCTTACAATGGGTGGAGAAGACGCTGAGAAGCAACTTCGTACAGCACTAGCAATGGGCGCAGATAAAGCTGTCCTTATTAATATAGAGGATGATGTAGAAGAGTTGGATCAATTTACTGCTGCACATATTATCTCGGAATACTTAAAGGATAAAAATCCGGATTTAATATTAGCTGGTAACGTAGCAATTGATGGTGGATCAGGACAAGTAGGGCCACGAGTTGCTGAAAGCCTTGGTATTAACTATGTAACTACTATTACAAACTTAGAGATAAATGGGACTACAGTGACTATTAAACGTGATGTTGAAGGAGATACGGAAGTATTAGAAACTTCATTGCCATTATTGGTTACTGCTCAGCAAGGTCTAAATGAGCCACGTTATCCATCTCTTCCAGGAATTATGAAGGCGAAGAAAAAGCCACTAGAAGAAGTAGAATTAGATGACTTAGATATCGATGAAGACGATGTAGAAGCAAAAACAGAAACAATCGAAATTTATTTACCTCCTAAAAAGGAAGCTGGAAAAGTATTAGAAGGCGAGCTAGCTGATCAAGTAAAAGAGTTAGTTCATTTACTTCACTCGGAAGCGAAAGTCGTTTAA
- a CDS encoding enoyl-CoA hydratase encodes MEFLSWTIEEGVATVTLNRPPANALARGVILEVNELLDAVENDDAVRVVLLKGEGRFFSAGADIKEFTSITSGEAFSELAASGQTIFERVETFSKPVIAAIHGAALGGGLELAMSCHIRLVAENAKLGLPELQLGLIPGFAGTQRLPRYVGFAKAAEMLLTSDPISGKEAAQLGLANQAYAEEELFEHAKKLAVKIAKKSPIAVKNALAMLQYAKPASYHEGVRAEANAFGTVFVSEDAKEGISAFIEKREPVFKGK; translated from the coding sequence ATGGAATTTCTGTCATGGACTATTGAAGAGGGTGTAGCTACTGTTACATTAAATCGTCCACCAGCAAATGCTTTAGCAAGAGGGGTTATTTTAGAAGTAAATGAACTTTTAGATGCAGTTGAAAATGATGATGCAGTTCGAGTAGTCTTGCTAAAAGGGGAAGGTAGATTTTTCTCTGCAGGGGCAGATATAAAAGAATTTACCTCCATTACATCAGGAGAAGCATTCTCTGAGCTTGCAGCAAGTGGCCAAACAATTTTCGAAAGAGTGGAAACTTTCTCTAAACCAGTAATAGCTGCAATTCATGGAGCAGCACTTGGTGGAGGGCTTGAACTTGCGATGAGTTGTCATATTAGACTTGTTGCAGAAAATGCAAAACTTGGGTTGCCGGAATTGCAACTAGGTTTAATACCAGGTTTTGCTGGTACACAACGACTACCACGTTATGTTGGATTTGCGAAAGCGGCAGAAATGTTGTTAACAAGTGATCCAATAAGTGGGAAAGAGGCAGCTCAATTAGGTCTTGCAAACCAAGCTTACGCGGAAGAAGAATTATTTGAACATGCCAAAAAGCTAGCCGTTAAGATTGCGAAGAAGAGTCCAATTGCTGTAAAAAATGCTTTAGCAATGCTTCAATATGCTAAACCTGCTTCCTATCATGAAGGTGTAAGGGCAGAAGCAAATGCTTTTGGAACTGTCTTTGTTTCAGAGGATGCAAAAGAAGGCATTTCTGCATTTATTGAAAAAAGAGAACCTGTATTTAAAGGTAAATAA
- a CDS encoding electron transfer flavoprotein subunit alpha/FixB family protein: MSKKVLVLGEAREGALRNVSYEAIAAAKQISSGGEVVSVLLGDSVGELAANLGKYGADRVITVEHPHLKQYTSDGYGQALLAVIEQENPEAIVFGHTALGKDLSPKIASKLQIGLVSDVTSIEGEGEAAVFIRPIYSGKAFEKVKVKAGIEFITIRPNNIAPLAKDDSKSADVSSLSVDITNLRTIIKEVVRKSTEGVDLSEAKVVIAGGRGVKSEEGFAPLKELADVLGGAVGASRGACDADYCDYSLQIGQTGKVVTPDLYIAAGISGAIQHLAGMSNSKIIVAINKDPEANIFKVADYGIVGDLFEVIPMLTEEFKKLKVNA, translated from the coding sequence ATGTCTAAAAAAGTATTAGTATTAGGAGAAGCGCGTGAAGGTGCTCTTCGTAACGTATCATATGAAGCAATCGCTGCAGCTAAACAAATTTCAAGCGGCGGAGAAGTTGTTAGTGTTCTATTAGGAGATTCAGTGGGAGAATTAGCTGCTAATCTTGGTAAATATGGCGCTGATCGTGTAATTACTGTGGAACATCCACATTTAAAGCAATATACTTCAGATGGCTATGGTCAAGCATTGTTAGCGGTTATTGAGCAAGAAAATCCAGAGGCAATTGTATTTGGTCATACAGCGCTTGGGAAAGATTTATCTCCTAAAATTGCAAGTAAGCTGCAAATTGGTTTAGTATCAGACGTAACTTCTATTGAAGGTGAAGGCGAAGCGGCTGTTTTCATCCGCCCGATCTATTCAGGCAAAGCTTTTGAAAAAGTAAAAGTGAAGGCTGGTATTGAATTTATCACTATCCGTCCTAATAATATTGCACCACTTGCAAAAGATGACAGTAAGTCAGCTGACGTTTCATCCTTGTCAGTAGATATTACAAACCTTCGTACAATTATAAAAGAAGTAGTTCGTAAATCTACAGAAGGTGTAGATTTATCAGAGGCAAAAGTTGTTATTGCTGGTGGACGTGGAGTTAAAAGTGAAGAAGGATTCGCACCTTTAAAAGAGCTTGCAGATGTATTAGGTGGAGCAGTTGGTGCTTCTCGTGGAGCTTGTGACGCTGATTATTGTGATTATTCGTTACAAATTGGACAAACTGGTAAAGTAGTAACTCCAGACCTTTATATCGCAGCAGGTATTTCCGGAGCGATTCAGCATTTAGCTGGTATGTCTAACTCGAAAATTATTGTAGCTATCAACAAAGATCCTGAAGCAAATATTTTCAAAGTAGCGGACTACGGTATCGTCGGAGATTTGTTCGAAGTAATTCCAATGCTTACAGAAGAGTTCAAAAAACTAAAAGTAAACGCTTAA
- the trxA gene encoding thioredoxin, protein MAIVHGTDQTFNSEIEEGLVLVDFWATWCGPCKMIAPVLEEMDAEMSDKVKIVKVDVDENQATASQFGIMSIPTLVLFKDGQPVDKAVGFQPKEALVQFVEKNA, encoded by the coding sequence ATGGCAATAGTTCACGGAACAGATCAAACTTTTAATTCAGAAATAGAAGAAGGATTAGTATTAGTAGATTTTTGGGCAACATGGTGCGGACCTTGTAAAATGATTGCTCCTGTATTAGAAGAAATGGACGCTGAAATGAGCGACAAAGTTAAAATTGTAAAAGTAGATGTTGATGAAAACCAAGCAACTGCTAGTCAATTCGGTATTATGTCTATCCCAACTCTAGTATTATTTAAAGATGGGCAACCTGTAGACAAAGCAGTAGGGTTCCAACCAAAAGAAGCATTAGTACAATTTGTAGAAAAAAACGCATAA
- a CDS encoding endonuclease MutS2: MIAERALRTLEYYKIREEVSNYCTSSIGKSHIDKLIPSVEFTEVTKLLEEMDEGMAILRLRGNVPMGGMTDVRPHAKRAQIGGMLSPTELMEIASTIRASKILRQFLENVAESEDVKIPHFLRKKEDIPVLTALEHEINDCIDENGSVLDSASSTLRSIRQQLRIQVSRVREKLESYTRGANASKMLSDSIITIRNDRYVIPVKSEYRSHYGGIIHDQSSSGQTLFIEPSAVVQINNDIRSLKVKEQEEINRILIKLTAEVEIVGHDIFLLVNVLGEIDVILAKAKYGQAQKCTMPIINNEGYIRLVKARHPLIPIETAVPNTIEFGKDITTIVITGPNTGGKTVTLKTVGLCTLMAQSGLPIPALDGSEVALFESVFADIGDEQSIEQSLSTFSSHMVNIVDILKKYDDKSLIIFDELGAGTDPQEGAALAISILDAVHGTGARVMATTHYPELKAYGYNRPGVANASVEFDIETLSPTYKLLIGVPGRSNAFEISERLGLPEYIINQAQTFTGTDRGEVNSMIASLENSRRQAEKDAEETEVLLAEARKVKEDVELRLAELEQGKEKLEQKAKDKAKKIVDEARREADEIISELRKMQTNTHKFVKEHELIDAKKRLDAALPDNPVLRKQKKLNEMAQELKTGDEVKVVSFGQKGTLLEKLSKTEWSVQIGMLKMKLDESDLEFVKPEKQKQTVSVNSIRGRDSHVKLELDLRGERYEDAIMRTEKYLDDAILANYPRISIIHGKGTGVLRQAIQQFLKNHSRVKSYRFGEAGEGGHGVTVVELK, encoded by the coding sequence TTGATAGCTGAAAGAGCACTGAGAACTTTAGAGTATTATAAAATTAGAGAAGAAGTTTCCAATTACTGTACTTCTTCTATTGGAAAAAGCCATATAGATAAGCTCATACCTTCCGTTGAGTTTACAGAAGTGACGAAGCTGTTAGAGGAAATGGATGAAGGTATGGCAATTCTCAGGTTACGTGGAAATGTACCAATGGGTGGGATGACAGATGTTCGACCTCATGCTAAACGTGCCCAAATTGGAGGTATGCTTAGCCCTACAGAGTTAATGGAGATAGCTAGTACTATTCGTGCAAGTAAAATATTGCGCCAGTTTTTAGAAAATGTAGCGGAATCGGAGGACGTTAAAATTCCTCACTTCCTAAGGAAAAAAGAAGATATTCCGGTTTTAACTGCTCTCGAACATGAGATTAATGATTGTATCGATGAAAATGGTTCAGTATTAGATAGTGCTAGTAGTACATTACGCTCTATTCGCCAACAATTACGCATTCAAGTAAGTCGTGTGCGTGAAAAACTAGAAAGCTATACAAGAGGGGCTAATGCTTCGAAAATGCTTTCAGATTCGATTATTACAATCAGAAACGATCGATATGTAATTCCCGTTAAGTCCGAATACCGTAGTCATTACGGTGGAATCATCCATGACCAATCCTCTTCGGGACAAACATTATTCATCGAGCCTTCAGCAGTAGTACAAATAAACAACGATATACGAAGCTTAAAAGTGAAGGAACAGGAAGAGATTAATCGTATCCTCATCAAATTGACAGCTGAGGTAGAAATAGTAGGACATGACATTTTTCTGTTAGTAAATGTACTTGGAGAAATTGATGTTATTCTAGCGAAAGCAAAATATGGTCAAGCCCAAAAATGTACGATGCCAATCATTAATAACGAAGGATATATTCGTTTAGTGAAAGCAAGGCATCCACTTATTCCAATAGAGACGGCTGTGCCAAATACAATTGAATTCGGGAAAGACATTACAACTATTGTCATTACCGGACCGAATACAGGTGGTAAAACGGTCACCCTGAAAACAGTTGGGCTTTGTACATTAATGGCCCAAAGTGGACTTCCTATTCCTGCCTTGGATGGCTCTGAAGTGGCATTATTCGAATCAGTATTTGCAGATATCGGAGATGAGCAATCTATTGAGCAAAGTCTAAGTACTTTTTCTTCTCACATGGTTAATATTGTCGATATATTAAAAAAATATGACGATAAGTCATTGATCATATTTGATGAGCTTGGAGCAGGAACCGATCCGCAAGAAGGTGCTGCACTCGCGATATCTATATTGGATGCTGTACATGGGACAGGTGCTCGAGTGATGGCTACGACACATTATCCTGAACTTAAGGCGTATGGATACAATAGACCTGGTGTTGCTAATGCAAGTGTTGAATTTGACATTGAAACTTTAAGTCCGACTTATAAACTATTAATAGGAGTTCCAGGAAGAAGTAATGCATTTGAAATATCCGAGCGACTTGGATTACCAGAGTATATTATTAACCAAGCACAAACCTTTACTGGGACAGACCGCGGAGAAGTGAACTCCATGATTGCATCTCTTGAGAACAGTCGTAGACAAGCAGAAAAGGATGCAGAAGAAACAGAAGTCCTTTTAGCTGAAGCTCGTAAAGTAAAAGAAGATGTAGAACTAAGGTTAGCTGAATTGGAACAGGGTAAAGAAAAACTAGAACAAAAAGCAAAAGATAAAGCAAAGAAAATTGTTGATGAAGCCCGACGAGAAGCAGATGAAATTATTAGTGAACTGCGTAAAATGCAAACAAATACACATAAGTTCGTAAAAGAACATGAATTGATCGATGCAAAAAAACGTCTAGATGCCGCTTTACCAGATAATCCTGTATTGAGGAAACAAAAGAAATTAAATGAAATGGCTCAAGAGTTGAAAACTGGGGATGAAGTAAAAGTAGTAAGCTTCGGTCAAAAAGGGACTCTGCTTGAGAAGTTGTCTAAAACGGAATGGTCTGTTCAAATTGGTATGTTAAAAATGAAATTAGACGAATCGGATCTTGAATTTGTAAAACCAGAGAAACAAAAACAGACCGTTTCAGTGAATTCTATTCGTGGCAGAGACTCACATGTAAAATTAGAGTTAGATCTTCGTGGAGAACGATATGAAGATGCTATAATGCGTACTGAAAAGTATTTAGATGACGCAATTCTTGCTAACTATCCAAGAATCTCTATTATTCATGGAAAAGGCACTGGAGTATTAAGACAAGCTATACAACAGTTTTTGAAAAACCATTCTCGTGTGAAAAGCTATCGTTTCGGCGAGGCTGGTGAGGGTGGTCACGGAGTAACAGTTGTTGAATTAAAATAA
- the polX gene encoding DNA polymerase/3'-5' exonuclease PolX gives MDKKTIIKTLEKIALYMELQGENPFKVSAFRKAAQVLELDDRSLSEMDNILSLKGIGAATGAVIEDLITTGDSTLLMELQETVPSGLLPMLKIPGLGGKKIAKLYKELHIDSVDALKIACEEGRVQGLPGFAKKTEEKILVEIVNLQSKPERTAVWQIEPIVELIEHKLSSISLIEKFSVAGSYRRVKESSKDIDFIIATSSPQAVREELLKVLPVQKIIAAGDTKVSVTLAVEVEIDVDFRLVELNQYASALNHFTGSKDHNIKMRQIAKDQGKKISEYGVELADGSVEHFESEEDFYAYFDLPFIPPTVREDGSEFSKLDQLSSLVKLKDIQGDFHMHTTWSDGAHSIEEMVDACRAKGYSHMVITDHSNYLKVANGLSKERLLNQMDIIHELNEKYSDIEILTGTEMDILPDGTLDFEDDLLSQLDFVIASIHSSFSQPQEKIMERLLTAVKNPYVHMIAHPTGRIIEQRDGYNPDVPTLIGWAQEYGKILELNANPYRLDLNTEYLKLAQEKGVPIAINTDAHHIAQLKYMDIGVRYAQKAWLHKDNIVNTWSFEKFKQYIQK, from the coding sequence TTGGATAAGAAGACGATTATTAAAACTTTAGAAAAAATTGCGTTATATATGGAATTACAAGGTGAAAATCCTTTTAAAGTATCTGCTTTTCGAAAAGCTGCGCAAGTTCTAGAATTAGATGACAGAAGCTTGTCTGAAATGGATAATATTTTATCTTTAAAAGGGATTGGTGCAGCAACCGGAGCTGTAATAGAGGATTTAATCACAACTGGTGACTCTACTTTGCTTATGGAGCTACAAGAAACAGTGCCTAGTGGACTACTCCCGATGCTTAAAATTCCAGGACTTGGCGGCAAGAAAATTGCTAAGCTTTACAAGGAATTACATATTGACTCCGTTGACGCACTGAAGATTGCATGCGAAGAAGGGAGAGTTCAAGGTCTTCCCGGATTTGCCAAGAAGACGGAAGAGAAAATATTAGTAGAAATAGTAAACCTTCAATCAAAACCGGAACGAACCGCCGTTTGGCAAATCGAACCGATCGTAGAGCTAATCGAGCACAAACTTTCATCCATTTCATTAATTGAAAAGTTTTCTGTTGCTGGATCGTACAGAAGGGTCAAAGAATCAAGTAAGGATATCGATTTTATAATCGCTACGAGTTCTCCACAAGCAGTTAGAGAAGAATTATTAAAAGTACTTCCTGTACAAAAGATAATTGCTGCTGGAGATACGAAAGTTTCGGTAACTCTAGCTGTGGAAGTGGAGATTGATGTCGATTTCCGACTTGTGGAGTTAAACCAGTATGCCTCTGCATTAAATCATTTTACCGGATCGAAAGACCATAATATTAAAATGCGTCAGATTGCAAAAGACCAAGGCAAGAAGATCAGTGAATATGGTGTTGAACTTGCAGATGGAAGTGTCGAGCATTTTGAATCCGAAGAAGATTTTTATGCTTATTTTGATTTGCCTTTTATACCCCCAACTGTTCGAGAAGACGGATCGGAATTTTCCAAGTTAGATCAGCTGTCTTCCTTAGTTAAGCTAAAAGATATACAAGGTGATTTTCATATGCATACTACTTGGTCGGATGGGGCTCATTCTATAGAAGAAATGGTAGATGCTTGTCGTGCGAAAGGCTATTCACATATGGTGATTACGGATCATTCCAATTATTTAAAAGTAGCTAATGGGCTTTCTAAGGAACGATTATTAAACCAAATGGATATTATACATGAGCTTAATGAAAAATACTCAGATATTGAAATACTTACTGGTACCGAGATGGACATACTACCAGATGGCACACTTGATTTTGAAGATGATTTGCTTTCGCAACTAGACTTTGTAATAGCTTCCATCCATTCTAGTTTTAGTCAGCCGCAAGAAAAGATTATGGAAAGACTCTTAACGGCAGTAAAAAATCCTTATGTACATATGATTGCGCATCCAACGGGAAGAATAATCGAACAAAGAGATGGTTATAATCCAGATGTTCCAACTCTTATCGGATGGGCCCAAGAATATGGCAAGATTTTGGAGTTAAATGCAAATCCTTATCGTCTCGATTTGAACACAGAATATTTAAAGCTAGCACAAGAAAAGGGTGTTCCAATAGCCATTAATACGGATGCTCATCATATCGCTCAACTGAAATATATGGACATTGGTGTACGATATGCTCAAAAAGCCTGGTTGCATAAAGACAATATCGTGAACACTTGGTCCTTTGAGAAGTTTAAGCAATATATACAGAAATAA